The Tolypothrix sp. PCC 7712 region GTTAATCCTCCAATCCACAAGCAAAACAAAACTGATAGTAATCAGGGCAAATTTTGGCAATTATTATTCAGTCCCAGAGTTAGAGTTTTAGCCAGCATTATGCTGATGATTGGCTTGGCGTTTGGGGCTTTGCATACCTTTGTACCTTTATTTATTAAAGCCGCGCGAGTAGATTTAAACCCAGGCTTATTCTATACAGCTGGCGCACTTGCTAGTTTTAGCGTCCGCTTTTTCACTGGTAAAGCGAGCGATCGCTATGGTAGAGGTTTATTTATTACTCTCAGCCTCTTTATTTATGCAATTTCGATGCTCATACTAGCTTTTGCTACCACCGCCAATATTTTCTTAATCGCGGGAACTTTAGAGGGTGCGGGTTCTGGTATCCTCATGCCTATGATTTCTACAGTAATTGCCGATCGCTCTCTGCCGCAAGAAAGGGGAAGGGTATTTTCACTTTGTATTATGGGGTTAGATTTTGGTATTGCGATCGCTGGCCCAATTTTTGGTTCACTTGCTGAACAAGTTGGGTACCGCAATATGTTTAGTTTTTGCGGTGGCTTAACTGTGCTGGCGCTGTTAATTTTCCTAACTCAAGGCAATAAAAACTTTGCTGATTCCCTGCGCTTTGCCTTGGGTCGTAGCAAAGATGCTTATTCCCTGAATCAATCTTGATAAAAAGAAGAAGACCCAATCTTTGATTGGGTCTTCTTCTTTTAACGGGCGAGGAGGGATTCGAACCCCCGACACCGTGGTCCGTAGCCACGTGCTCTAGTCCACTGAGCTACACGCCCCTGTCAGAAAATTATATTAACACGTTCTTTAAAAATCATGCAAGACAATTTTGCTGCTAATTTTCCTAACCTCACTCATCTCGACCAACAAGGACAGGCACAAATGGTAGATGTGTCGGCGAAAGTGGCTACTGTACGCCAAGCTGTAGCTGCTGCTCAGGTGCGAATGCTACCGGAAACTTTTACCGCCATTCAAGCTGGGAATGCTCCCAAAGGCGATGTCCTAGGTACTGCAAGGATAGCGGGAATTATGGCTGCAAAACAAACAGCTAATTTAATTCCGTTATGCCATCCTTTGCCGTTGCAGAAAGTTGAAGTCGAAGTGATACCAGATTCCCAACTCCCCGGCTATCAAATTCAGGCTACCGTCAAAACCAAAGCCGAAACTGGCGTAGAGATGGAAGCTTTAACTGCTGTCTCTGTGGCAGCTTTAACTTTATACGATATGGCAAAAGCCTTAGAAAAATCCATTCAAATTGAATCAATTCGCTTAATTAGCAAAAGTGGCGGAAAATCCGGAGATTATTCCGCAAGAATTAGTGGCTAAGTGCCAAAAATTTCTGTGGTGGTTGGGGTAAAGGGTAAAGGGGAAGGGGTAAGGGAACTCAAAAAAATAAATTATTCCGTTCAAGTCGTTGACTGTTGACTGTTAACTGTGAACCGTCAACAGTCAACAATGAACAATAGCAAAGGAAGGAAATAATACAGTTAAAATCAAAAAAATAACCGCTATACATGAAATTCCTGATGAGATTTTTACTCATAAAATTCAAGTTCAAAGGAATTTATTTGTCTCATGATTTTTCCAATTGGTATTAGAGAGTAATAAAATTTGATTTATTTAATTTGTTTTTGTAAAAGGTGAAATTCTGTTAAAAACTCCTAAATGATAGTTGATAATTCGTAACCTAAAGCATAAATCTTAAATCAATATGTGATTTAATAGACATTGACAAATTCAAACTGAACATCAATAGTATTATTCATGCTATTTTCTGAAGTGTTGGCTGTACAAAAAGAGAGAATCTCTGCTGTATAAAGCTGGCATCATCAGAGTTAGCCAAATCGAAATCCAGGATATTAAATCAAAAATTGCAAATTAAAAGCAGCAGAGTTGATTATTAGTAGCTGAAAATTTTCGCTCAATATCAGCAAATAAAATTACAAATTTAAATTGCAAAATTAAAAGACAAAAGCAACATTACACATCACTAAATCCTAATTTATGCCACATCTAGAGAGTGATGCCGTCGAAGCAGGACGTTTATACAGAACTACTGGTGCAATAGCCTCTCATAAGTTGCGATCGCCAGTTTATCGCGCTTGGGAAAGATCCCACCTGCAAGGAGCTAACCCTCTGGCGTTACAAGCAGAACAATTATCTAGGCGAGACACAGAGCATCTGCTCCAAAGAAATAATTATTTAATTGATGTAGTGCGTCCCTATTTCCGAATGCTATCACAGGCGGCAGGGCAAGAACGCCATGCGATCATGTTAGGCGATCGCCAAGCTATTCTATTAGATGTAATTGGTGATGAGCAGACTGTCAACGGGCCAGAACCCTTTCCGCAACCAGGTTCTTTACTGTCAGAAGCTGTGGCTGGCGCTAATGGGATTGGCACACCTTTAGCAGAAGAAAATTACGTAGAAATTATTTCCGCAGAGCATTTTATCGAAGGATTTCAGCCTTTTATTTGCCAAGGTATACCACTGCGAAACGATAAACAAGAAATTGTTGGAGTGTTGAGTATTTCTTTGCGGCGTGCAGATGCGAGAAAACGCCTGAAAGAAATATTGCGATGTGCTTCCCATGCTATTGAAGCCGAATTTGCGATCGCAAATTTAGAAACAGATGTTCATCGTGTACTAGCTTCACAACCAGACGAATATGAGCCATTAGAAGAATTACGCCAGGATTTGATTCAAGTACATCAAGCCGCACGCTTAAAACTTGAGGTGATCTCGCGGATGGTGGCTGTTAATCGCTGGGAGTATGCAGCGCAGCTACTCAAACAAGCAGAACAATCCATTGAAATCTTTCGCCGTCGCGCTCATATTTGGCGCAATTTGGCATCATTAGAGACTGGTAGCGTTCAATCTCTGCCACTCATTGAGAGTATCAATGATGTGATAGAGATTTTATCTACAGAAGTTGCTATTCGTAAAATTGAAATTGTGGCTAATTGGAAAGAGGAAATTACAGTGCTTGCCGATCCTCAAACTCTGTTACGTAATATATTGCGTTGTTTTTTCCAAGCTTTTGAACTTGCAGGTCAAAATGGGACAATAGAACTATCAATAAACAAGGTGCAAAATGCTCAATTCGCACAAGTAAATTTTATGGCAAGTTCAGCAATAAATATTGACCATTCGCAATTAACTCCGTATAGTCTTTGCTTATCCATAGCCAAAACCAAGTTATGAGCCTTCAAAGTTTAGCAAAGCGCAAATTGGTAATTGCAGACGATGACAGCGACAGTCGCACCATGCTGGCTTTTTTACTTGAGCAAGAAGGGTGGGAGGTAAGAGAAGCAAAAGATGGTAAAGAAGCCTTAGAACAAGTTCTGGCACAACAACCAGACTTATTAATTTTAGATAATAGAATGCCAGAACTGACTGGCGCTGAAGTTTATCAAAATCTCCAGGCTAGAGGAATTAAGTTAGCAGTTGTATTAGTGACTGCTTATAACCAAGTGGATGAATTAGCTTCATCTCTGGGTATTTCTTATTTTGTCAATAAACCCTATGACATTAAAAAACTGCTCACAACCATAGAATCTGCTTACGAAAATTCGCCATCTTCTTAAAAGTAGGGCTAACGCGCTCAACCTCCACGCCTCAAATTAAGATATGAAAATATATATTTCTGTGTTCTCTATTTCCTATTTTCAAGAAAGTCATTCATAAAAGGTTTTGCCACTATCAAGCAAGATAATCTTTCCTATCTATGCCCAATGCCCCATGCCCAATGCCCCATGCCCCATGCCCATTTTCTCACTCTAATAGCAACTGCACCCCGAACACCCTTAGAATAAGTAGGTGTGTCACAATCTGTAACAAATATTTATGCCTCCTCGTTGGCCTACCAAACCCGATCGCAAAGACCCAGCCTACCGCAAAATTGATGACAGAATGAATTTCGCTGTTCACGTAGCGATCGCAGCTACGATTAACTCTGGGTTGTGGTTTGTCCACAATCTCAAAGCAACTAACTGGGAATGGCTGCCTTGGTTAACAGTCAGTTGGATTGTGGTATTGTCGGTGCATCTGCTTTATATTAGTGCGATCGCTAACTATTCCGATACGCCACCAAAATCCACCTGAAGACGGACTGTTAATGCTGGGGCGATTGTAACCTGTGACTGTAGAGATAGCCTAACCAATTGAGCGATAATGAGAAAGAGCCTGAGAGTTAACGCTCTTTGTTGATATGGGGTGATTTTTATGGCTAAGACTAACACCACAGAACTGCTAGAAGCCCTAGCAGCCGAAATTGGTGACAATGTTTACATTGATATTGCTAAGTGGCATCTTTA contains the following coding sequences:
- a CDS encoding MFS transporter, with product MKNQYILLSLFAAGLLFWSSLAALLPTLPLYMEDVGATKQQIGIVLGCFAIGMLLFRSVFGHLADQRGRKIVLIIGMLVNAISPLGYILVQSIPGLMAVRAFHGLSVAAFTTGYLALVADLAPEKNRGEIMGYMSLVTPIGAAIGPALGGYLQATSGYTLLFLLSTGLAGMGLLCIVPIVNPPIHKQNKTDSNQGKFWQLLFSPRVRVLASIMLMIGLAFGALHTFVPLFIKAARVDLNPGLFYTAGALASFSVRFFTGKASDRYGRGLFITLSLFIYAISMLILAFATTANIFLIAGTLEGAGSGILMPMISTVIADRSLPQERGRVFSLCIMGLDFGIAIAGPIFGSLAEQVGYRNMFSFCGGLTVLALLIFLTQGNKNFADSLRFALGRSKDAYSLNQS
- the moaC gene encoding cyclic pyranopterin monophosphate synthase MoaC encodes the protein MQDNFAANFPNLTHLDQQGQAQMVDVSAKVATVRQAVAAAQVRMLPETFTAIQAGNAPKGDVLGTARIAGIMAAKQTANLIPLCHPLPLQKVEVEVIPDSQLPGYQIQATVKTKAETGVEMEALTAVSVAALTLYDMAKALEKSIQIESIRLISKSGGKSGDYSARISG
- a CDS encoding response regulator; the protein is MSLQSLAKRKLVIADDDSDSRTMLAFLLEQEGWEVREAKDGKEALEQVLAQQPDLLILDNRMPELTGAEVYQNLQARGIKLAVVLVTAYNQVDELASSLGISYFVNKPYDIKKLLTTIESAYENSPSS
- a CDS encoding 2TM domain-containing protein — its product is MPPRWPTKPDRKDPAYRKIDDRMNFAVHVAIAATINSGLWFVHNLKATNWEWLPWLTVSWIVVLSVHLLYISAIANYSDTPPKST